A stretch of DNA from Streptomyces sp. NBC_01197:
ACCGTGATGATCACCTGGCCGACGTCGACCGTGGTGCCCTCCGGGAAGCGCAGCTCACGCACCACACCGTCGAACGGAATGGGCAGCTCCACGGCCGCCTTCGCCGTCTCGACCTCGCACACGACCTGGCCGTCGGTGACGGTGTCGCCGGGTGCGACGTACCACTTGAGGATCTCCGCCTCGGTGAGTCCCTCGCCCACGTCGGGCATCTTGAACTCCCGTACCGGGATCGCGATATCAGTCATGGTCACGGCGCTCCTCAGTACGCAAGCGAGCGGTCGACGGCGTCGAGCACCCGGTCCAGGCCCGGCAGGTACTCGTCCTCCAGGCGCGCCGGCGGGTACGGCACGTGGTATCCGCCGACCCGCAGCACCGGTGCCTCCAGGTGGTAGAAGCACCGCTCGGTGATCCGGGCGGCGATCTCCGCGCCCGTACCGAGGAACACCGGCGCCTCGTGCACCACGACCAGCCTGCGCGTCTTCTCCACCGAGGTCTGCACGGAGTCGAAGTCGATCGGGGACATCGACCGCAGGTCCAGGACCTCGACGGACTTGCCCTCCTCGGCCGCCGCTGCCGCCGCCTCCAGGCAGACCTTCACCATCGGGCCGTACGCGGCGAGCGTCAGGTCGGAGCCCTCGCGGGCCACCTTCGCCTTGTGCAGCGGGTGCGGGATGGCGTCGGTGTCGACCTCGCCCTTGTCCCAGTACCGCCGCTTCGGCTCGAAGAAGATGACGGGGTCGTCGCTCTGGATGGCCTGCTGCATCATCCAGTACGCGTCCGACGCGTTGGACGGCGAGACGACCTTCAGGCCCGCCACGTGCGCGAAGAGCGCCTCGGGCGACTCGCTGTGGTGCTCGACCGCGCCGATGCCGCCGCCGTACGGGATACGGACGACGACCGGCAGCTTGATCTTGCCGAGCGCACGCGCGTACATCTTCGCCAGCTGCGTGACGATCTGGTCGTACGCGGGGAAGACGAAGCCGTCGAACTGGATCTCCACGACCGGCCGGTAGCCGCGCAGGGCCAGGCCGATCGCGGTGCCGACGATGCCCGACTCGGCGAGCGGGGTGTCGATGACCCGGTCCTCGCCGAAATCCTTGTGCAGCCCGTCCGTGACCCGGAAGACGCCGCCGAGCTTGCCGACGTCCTCGCCCATGATGAGGACCTTGGGGTCGGTGTCGAGCGCCTTGCGCAGCGACTCGTTGAGCGCCTTCGCGATGCTCATGTTTTTGCCGGCCATGATCAGTTGCCCTCCTCGTCGGAGTCCGCGAAGGACGCCTGGTAGGCGGCGAACTGCGCGCGCTCCTCGTCGACGAGCGCATGGCCGTCGGCGTGGGTGTTCTCGAACATGGCCAGCGAGTCCGGGTCGGGCATCGCCCGTACGGCCTCCCGCACCCGCTTGCCGAGCGTCTCGCTCTCGGTCTCCAGGCCGGTGAAGAACGCCTCGTCGGCGAACTTCTGCTTCTCCAGGTACGTCTTCAGCCGCTGGATCGGGTCCTTGGCCTCCCACGCCTGCCGCTCGTCGTCCGTGCGGTACTTGGTGGGGTCGTCGGACGTGGTGTGGGCGCCCATCCGGTAGGTGTACGCCTCGACGAGCGTGGGGCCCTCGCCCCGGCGAGCGCGCTCAAGCGCCGACTTGGTGACGGCCAGACAGGCCAGTACGTCGTTGCCGTCGACCCGGACACCGGGGAAGCCGAAGCCCTGGGCGCGCTGGTAGAGCGGCACCCGCATCTGCTTCTCGGTGGGCTCGGAGATCGCCCACTGGTTGTTCTGGCAGAAGAAGACCACCGGGGCGTTGTAGACCGCCGAGAAGGTGAACGCCTCGGCCACGTCGCCCTGGCTGGACGCGCCGTCACCGAAGTACGCGACGACCGCGGAGTCCGCGCCGTCCTTGACGATGCCCATCGCGTAACCGGTCGCGTGCAGCGTCTGCGAGCCGATGACGATGGTGTACAGGTGGAAATTGTTGCTGTTGGGGTCCCAGCCGCCGTGGTTCACGCCGCGGAACATGCCCAGCAGATTGGTCGGGTCGACGCCGCGGCACCACGCCACGCCGTGTTCCCGGTAGGTCGGGAAGACGTAGTCGTCGTCCCGCAGGGCCCGGCCCGATCCGATCTGGGCGGCCTCCTGGCCGAGCAGCGAGGCCCACAGGCCCAGCTCGCCCTGGCGCTGGAGTGAGGTGGCCTCGGCGTCGAAACGGCGGGTCAGGACCATGTCCCGGTACAGCCCGCGCAGCTCTTCTGGCGTGAGATCCACTTCGTACTCGGGGTGCTCGACCCGCTCGCCCTCGGGCGTCAGCAGCTGTACGAGCTGGGGCTCATCGGGCGCCTTGGGCGTCCGTGCGGCGCCGGCTCGCTTGCTGCTGCGTCGCGGCTTGCGCGTCGCGGCAGTGCTCTCCACGGTCACGTGCGTGCTCCTCCGTCGGTCCGGCCCCCGGGGTTGCCGGTAAGGCCAGTGCGGCTCGCCCGAATCCGGATCCCCCGCACGGGGTGGGTGCGATGCGAACCGGGAACAGGCGTGACAGGTGCCCCGGCGAGCACCCTCTGAAAAGGCACGTTACCCAGTGCGTCGCAGAACTGCGAAACCCCATTTGACCTGCGATTTTGCTTGGATTTCCAAGTAAATCGAGAAATGGGCGAACAATCACTGGTCACAGCCTTGCAGGCCGCCGGAACAGAGGCACGTTATACCGGGCACCCCGGGCACGGGAAGAGTTCGTATGGGAAACTGAATCCGTGCCCGAAGACGGAAAAATCAGCGTATTTCTCCTTGACGACCATGAAGTCGTGCGACGCGGAGTTCATGAGCTTCTGGTGATGGAGGACGACATCGAGATCGTCGGCGAGGCGGGTACCGCCGCCGACGCCCTCGCCAGGATCCCGGCCACCAG
This window harbors:
- a CDS encoding alpha-ketoacid dehydrogenase subunit beta produces the protein MAGKNMSIAKALNESLRKALDTDPKVLIMGEDVGKLGGVFRVTDGLHKDFGEDRVIDTPLAESGIVGTAIGLALRGYRPVVEIQFDGFVFPAYDQIVTQLAKMYARALGKIKLPVVVRIPYGGGIGAVEHHSESPEALFAHVAGLKVVSPSNASDAYWMMQQAIQSDDPVIFFEPKRRYWDKGEVDTDAIPHPLHKAKVAREGSDLTLAAYGPMVKVCLEAAAAAAEEGKSVEVLDLRSMSPIDFDSVQTSVEKTRRLVVVHEAPVFLGTGAEIAARITERCFYHLEAPVLRVGGYHVPYPPARLEDEYLPGLDRVLDAVDRSLAY
- the pdhA gene encoding pyruvate dehydrogenase (acetyl-transferring) E1 component subunit alpha, which gives rise to MTVESTAATRKPRRSSKRAGAARTPKAPDEPQLVQLLTPEGERVEHPEYEVDLTPEELRGLYRDMVLTRRFDAEATSLQRQGELGLWASLLGQEAAQIGSGRALRDDDYVFPTYREHGVAWCRGVDPTNLLGMFRGVNHGGWDPNSNNFHLYTIVIGSQTLHATGYAMGIVKDGADSAVVAYFGDGASSQGDVAEAFTFSAVYNAPVVFFCQNNQWAISEPTEKQMRVPLYQRAQGFGFPGVRVDGNDVLACLAVTKSALERARRGEGPTLVEAYTYRMGAHTTSDDPTKYRTDDERQAWEAKDPIQRLKTYLEKQKFADEAFFTGLETESETLGKRVREAVRAMPDPDSLAMFENTHADGHALVDEERAQFAAYQASFADSDEEGN